Within the bacterium genome, the region GCGCGGCGGCAGCGCCTCAAAGACCTGCTGCATGCGTTCGACGCCCAGCTCCGGCTTCTGCAGATATTCGAACTCCATCACGGCGAGTTTGGTGTTCACGGCCATTTTTGCCCGGGCGGTGCGCAGCGTCGGCAAGATGCCGCGGCAGGCCTCCGCCACTTGCGCATACTGCTTCTGCGATTCCAGCTCCAGCACCTTGTCCCACTGTTCAGAGGCGCGAATGTTGCCGCCATCCCAATTGATCCATTTGAGATAGTTCTCAATGTCCTTCTGTTCCTGCTCGGTGCGCGCCAGCGGCTTGGCCCGCTCAAAAGCCTGTACCGCGCCGGCGGCATCATTGGCGCGGGCATGAACGGCGCCCTGCTGGTAGGCATAATAGAACAGCGTGACCGAATCCGGCGGGCTGAGAAATGCGGTTTGCCGCATCACCTCTTCGGCGCGCCGGTAGTTGGCGAGCGCCGCCTCGTAGTTTTTCAGTTCAAAATAATTCTCGGCCAGCAATCGGTAGGGCGCGTGCTCGCCCTTTTCGAGGCGAACCAGGCGCTCGAGGATTTCCACGGCGCGACTGTAGTTCTTTTCGAGGCCAAAGAGGCGTTGCAGATTGTAATAAGTCGTGGCCAGCAGCACACGCGTGTTTTTGTCGAAGGGATTGAGGCGCAGCGCTTCTTCGAGAAAACGCTGGGCTTCCAGGCAGTATTGCCGCGCGACTTGCGAGCGCTCCTTGACCTCGTCGCCCTGGGTGAAATTTTTCCACGCGCTCATGCTCTTCGCGCCCTCCGTGAGGGCGCGCTCGAAACTGGCTTGTTGCTCGGGCGTGAGGTTGGCGCCTTCGCCTTCACGCTTTTCCAAATACTGCCAGAAAGCATCGACCTTTTGCAGACGCTCCTGGCCCATCTGTGTTAGGCCGGCGGCCTTTTTCTCACGGCCGGCAGTGACAAAGTTTTGCCGCGCCACCAGCGAGGCCCGCACCACCGTCGTGCTGTCCAAGCCGGGCGGCAGCGCGGTGCGACGGCTGGCTTTGCCGGAAGCGCCACAGCCCAACGCCAGGGCCGCGGCACACAAGATCAAACTGAGAGTGCGGATCATTTCAGCCTTCACTGCTTTTCCCTGCAGGCCTTCGGCGGCGCAGGGCAGCCAATTTTCACTTCTTCACACGTTCCGTTTCCCACCAGGACCAAAAGAGACGATAAAACTGTTGCGCTAAATCGCCGGGCGCCTGACGTGCCGTGATGAGTGATTGAATGTCTGCGCCTTGATAGACCACCTCGCCGGTCGAGAGAAAATTACTCTTCTCCTTGATGCCGTTGTCTTTCAGCATGGTGAACTTGTCCGCTTCGATCAGACAAATGCGCAGCAGCAGGTCGTTTTCATTGCAGGACAAGTACATCTGAAAGCGGCGGCCATTGCTGGTAAAGGTCACGGCCGAGGCGAGATCGCCCGGCTGGTGGCTCATGTCATATTGCACCAGCTTGGGAATGAGGCCGGGATGGGCTTTCATCCATTTGATCAGCTCATGAATATCCAAACCGGCTTCGCCGCCGCCGGCGCCTACCCCGAAGCCGCTGCCGGTGCCGACGCCGACGCCGGTGCCGTTACCCAAACCATTGCCCACGCCCTTGCCGGAGCGCCGGCCCGCAGTACCAGTGCCGAACGAGAGTCCGGCATCACCGGCATCCACGCCGGCGCCGGAGCCTTCTCCCACATCCACGCCCGCGCCCGGGCCAACGCCACGCATGTTGCCGGGCGCACCGACGCGACTGCGCCCCGAACCCGCCGCCACCGCCGCGGCCAAAGCAGCCGCGGGATCAAATTGAAACGCTGCGGCATCCGCTTGAATTTTGACCTGCGAGACATTGTTGCGTTCACCCGGCCGCGAGCGCGCCGCCGTCACCTGCGGCGACAGCAGATGGCGCGAATTCAACGAGGCCACCAGATTGGCCACGTCGATTTGCGGCGTCTTAGCCGCCGAGGAGGGACTTTCCCGCGGCTGGGGTGTTTCCGCCGGCGTGGGGTTGGGGGTGGGTACCGGCTTGCTCACGAACTTCTGCGGCTGCGGCACCAGCTTTTTCGGCGGCGGAATCTCGAGCTTTTCAATCTCACGGATTTCGAATTTCTCCGGCTCGGCCATCTCTTCGGCGAAAAGATTGTAGGTGATGAAGTGGGCGAGCAGATAGAGCGCCAACAACATCAGCACCGAAGTGCCGATGGAGTGGGGCAGCAGATTTCTGCTGTCAGCGATTTTCTTATTGAACGATCGCATAGCTGATGTTCTTCGCTAAATTATGACGATGGCAAATGTCGATCACATCAATCAAGTCCTGCATGATGGCGGAGGAGCCTGATTCGAGGTTGACGAGCAAATCACGCTGGCGCTGCGGCGCCGCCTGCTGCAAGCGCACCAGCGCCTGCTCCAGCTCAGTCAGGTTATTGAAGCTCGAACGGCGATTGCCCTCACGCAATTCGAACCGGCCGGCATGCAGGCGCACTGAGACTTCCTGAAACTCCTGCGGCTCTTTTTGCGGATTCGAGCCGGAAGGCAGGTCGAGATATTCGGTGCGCATGCCGCTGATGCCGATGAATCCGAAGAGAATGATGAATGCGACATCGATCAATCGAATGATGAGACGATTACCGCCCACGCTGTTACTCCCACTGTCGAATGTTCATCTACCACAACTGCCGCGACCGGCGGCCGTTTCACTTCTGCTGCGTCCGCACCACGTCCAGGCCTTTGGGCAATCCCAGGTCTTTGCAGATTTGCGCCGCTGCCAGGCTGTAGCGCACCGGCGCATCCCAGTTCGCCCGGATGCGCACGCCCAGCGGCAGGCCCGCAGCCATGGCCTTCTTCGCCTCCTGATCGAGATAGCGCTGCAGGCGCGTGGAATCCGGCAAAACGGTCTGGCCGTCGTTGATCGGGTACACGCCGTTCGGCAGCACACCGACGATGATGACTGCCGTCGAGTCCTTGTGCGCACTTGCTTCGGTGCTTTTGGGCGGGTTGATCATCTTGCTGGTGTTGATCTGCGAGATCACGATGAACCCGAACAGGAGAATGAAGACCAAATCAATCAAGCGCAGAATGAGTCCGCCGCCGCTCATGAAACACCTCGCGAGGTGAAACTGGCCGTTACCGGCACCGTACCGTTGGTCATCGCATCAACGTCAGCTTTTGAGTTGCTTGAAACACCCGGCCGCTTTCGCCGGCGGCCTCGAACTTGAGCAGATAAAGTCCGCTGCTCAGCAAGTGGCCGCGATCATCCCGGCCATCCCACGGCACCGCATGCCGGCCGCGGTCCGCCAGCGTGGAGGTGATCAACCGCACGCGCTGGCCCAGACTGTTGAACACCTCCAGGCTGACCGCAGCATTCTCCGGCAAATCGTAGCGGAGCGTGGCGGCGGCGAGGTTGCCCGCAAGCGCAAAGGGATTGGGATAGACTGCGTGCAGGGAAAAATCCTGGGGCGGCGCGCCTGCACTTGCCGGCGCGGTGCTGGGTGCTGCCAGCTCGCGCGTTTCCCCCGATGGAGAAACCACCACGGCCTGGTGCAAGGCGAGTTGTTCGAGGCGCGGCGGTACCGCCGCCGCAACCGTGATTTCCGCCAGCGTGCCGCTGCTCGCTTGCACCGGCTCGCCTGCCGGAATGATCAGGCTCATGGCAAAGCGGCGGCCGGCCGGCTCATCGTGCTGCAACACCAGCGGCGTGCTGCCCCAAGCCTCGCCTGCTTCCGCCTCCACCACGGTGATATTCTCAGTTGAATAGTCCATGCGAAATGCAAATCCTGCTAGAAGGTCTTTGGATTGATTCTCGAATTTGACCAGCACCCGGAAGTGGTTCGGTTTTCCCGCGGGCACCAGTTCCTGCTGCAACACGCCCGCCGGCGCAACCGAAGCGGGAGCATTGGATTTCAGCGTGAGCGGCGTCGCGGTCTTGCGCCAGTTCAAACCGATGGGAAAAAGATCGCGCTCCTCCACTTGGCCGGTGCCGTTGGCGTCCGCGTGCGCGATCGCCGGCCGCGGATATCGCCCGGCGACTTGCGGCTGCCAGGCATTCAAATTCGAATAGCCTTTGCGCCCGGCGCCGGTTTGGCCCCAGTGCACGCCGAGAACCGTGACATCGGTCAGCTCCACCACGCCGTTGTGATTGGTGTCGCCCGGCCAGACGATCAAGCCTTCGCTCAGCAGGGTGAGATCATCCGGCTGCACGGCCACCGGCCAGCCGGTTTCATCGCGCGCCTCGAGCGTGACGATGTCGAAGCGCAGCGGCGTACTGTCCGGCAGGGCCGCGCTGGCGAGAAACGTGATTTGCGCGAGACGGCCGCGGCCCTCTGCCGGCGTCAGATTCAGGTTGCGTTTGAAGCGCATCATCACCTGGGATTGCGCTGTGTCCGAGCCGCTGGTGAAAGTGAAATCCGCGGGCTGGCCGAAGAACTCCAACGGCACGATGTTTTGCCGCGCCGGCGTTTTCAGTTTGAGATAACGCTTGTCATAGCGCAACACCACGCGCAAATCATACAGGTTGTACATGTACAAGCTGGTCGCCGGAATTTCCACACGCACGGGAAATTCCTGCATCGGCGCGGGCAGCGTGTCCGCCGCCGGCGCAACCGTCGGCACGTGCAACGGCGCAATGTAGCTGTTGTCGCCTGCCGCGTTCATGCCTTGGTAATTGACCTCGATGCGCACCTGACGCCGGGTGCCGTCCGTCGTGCGGTTGTGCGTGCGGTAGGTGATTTTGTAGGCATGGCGCAGCAGCAGCGCGATCTCGCGATAGATTTGCTCGAGTTGCGCCGTCGAGGGGCTGAAGAAGTACTTCCCGCCGCTCGCCTCGGCAATCCGCACGAGATTGGTTTCCTCCTTGCTGCCCGGATCCAAATCCAAACCGATGGCATACACCGGCACTTCGCGCGTGGCGAAACGCTGCACCACCTGATCGAGCGTCGCGTTGCTGTCCTTGTCTTCGCCGTCGGTCATCAGAATGATGGCTTTGCGGCCGGTGACGCCCGCCAGCAAATCCGCGGAGGTCAACAAGGCGTCGTAAATCGCGGTGCCGCCACGCGCCACCATGGCATTGATGGCGGCGTTCAACCGCGTCTTGTCGTTCGCAAAAGTCTGGTCAACCGTTGCCCTGGTCGAAAAGGAGACGATGGCGGTTTGATCGTTTTGGCCCATGAGATTGACGAACGTCGTTGCCGCCTGCTTGGCCGCGGGCATGGCCTGTTCCATGCTGCCGCTGCGGTCAAGCGTCAAAACCATCGTCACGCCCGCGCTGGTGGTGGTCGTCTCTTCCACGATGATCGGCAGCTCGCGTGTGCCGTCTTCCCGGACGAGGAAGTGATCCTTGGTCAACCCGCCGACCGTCGCGCCCGATTGATCGACGACGGTGAGATAGGAGACAATCGTGGGAAAACCAGTGGCGTCGACCTGGTTGTAGTTCAGCGTCAACCCTGCCCAGGCAGAGGAAGGCGTGCTGCCTGACGCTGCGGGAGTTGCACCCGGGCCGCTGAACGCAGCCAAAACGCCGACCAAAGCGCACAGCCCCAGAATTTGTGCCCCGCGGCTCACCCTCACTTGATTTTTTGTCGAGAGGTTCATGGTGTCGTTTCCTGCTGTTGCATTTTGCCTCGCCAATGGTGGCAACGGTGCGGCGTGTTCAACGCACGAGGGCAATCACACCGCGTTTCACAATCGTTTCACCGTCTTGAATCAAGTAGAGGTAGATGTCGGGCAACACCCGCTGCTGGCTGTCGTTGGTGCCGTCCCAGAAATTCTGGCCGGCTTGCAGGCGGCGCACCAGGCGCGCGGAACGGTCGAGAATCGCAATGCGCCATTCCGGCGGAATGCCGCCCTCGCGCCGGAACTCCACGCGATCGTTGCGGCCGTCGTCATTGGGCGTGAAGGGATTGGGCGTGACCTCGATGCTCAAATCCGCGACCGTCAAGCAGGCCGGCGGCCCGGCTTGCAACGCCAGGGCAGCACCGGCAGAGTCATTGGCCGCAATCGCGCCGAGTGAAAAGCACAGCGTGGTTCCCGGCGGCGCATCGGTGGAAACTTCGAAAGCGAGCGAGAGAATCTCGCCGCGGCCCGCGACGCCGGTCGCGCCCAGCTTGCGGCTGACCGCCAGCGAAATCAAACTACGCCCCGGCTCATGCTTGATGAAGGTGTAGGTATTCGGCTCCAAAAGCGGCCCGGCCGCGATGGAATTGTCGACCAGCCGCAAGTAGCGGCCATTGGTGTAATTCAATTCGAAGCCCACGCCAAAGAGGCGGCTGACCGGATCGCCGGCCGTACCGACTTGAAACGTGAGGCGAAAGCGGCTGCCGGCCAGCACCTTCTCCGGCGGCAATTGGATCAGCAGTGCCGGTGTAGCGCCGGCATCGGGCAGGCTTCGGCCAGATGCCACGGCAGCGTTCGCGCAGTAAACCATCAGCATAAGGGTCACACTGCAGCGCAGCAGTTGCAGCTTAATAGTCGCGGCCATTGCCGTGCTCCTGCAGATGCGGCGCGGCCGCCGCCATTTCTTCTCCGCGCGAAACCACCGGCTTGGCGGAGAAATTCTTGCGAATGTTGTTGCGGCTGCGCTGCAACGCCAGCAGCGCCTGGCGCAGTTCTTCCGCCTTGTCGCCGATGACTTTGAGATGCGCGCCATAGGCGGCATGCAACGCCGTGGTGCCGAGATTGAAAATCACGCTCAAGATCAAACCGACCAAAGTGGTGATGAGAGCCACGCCCATGCCGTTGAGAATCGTCGTGCTGTCCAGTGTGCCGCCGTAAAAGGTCACAAAGATGCCCCAGACCGTGCCGAGCAATCCCAACGCACCGGCGGTGTCGGAGAAATAGGTCATCACGCGATTGAAGGACTCATAGTCGATGCGATCATCCGCCAGGTAGGCATTGACTTCGCCGGCAAGTCCCTCGGCCTGATTGGTCTTGTTGAAGGTCATGATCATGTGCTTGTACAGTCTGGCCGCGCGGCTGGGTTGCACCGCGCTCACCAGGCTGCCGAATTGATTCAGCGAACTGACGGAAATGGTTTGGACCAGAAGCTGCCGGCCGCGCACCTTGTCCTGGTAGTCGGACAAACCGCGCCAGATCAATGTCGTAAACCCGGCGAGCGTAATGAGCACAAACGGCCAATAGGTCCAATCCAGCATGTCGAGCATTTCCTTGAGCGTCAGGCTTTGGATCGTGGTATTGGCGGCTGCATTCGGCGCGCCGGCTGCCGGTGCAGTGGCCGCCGCCGGCGTCTGCGGCAATGCTGCGAGCAGGTTGGGTGCTGCCCATGCCGCGAGCATCAGGCTCAACCCCAACCGCCAAGTTGTGCGGCGCCAGTTTGGTCGTCGAAGAGTCATGGTCGTGCGTTTCCTTTGCTGATATCGTCCTGAAGTTGATTGCATGGCGTCGTCGTTTGAACCCGACTAACGTGGGGTGGAAGCCGCTGCCGGCGCGGCGCCGGCACGCAAAAACGAAGACTCGCGCTGCGATTGCAGTGGCCGCCCTTCTTCCGGCGGCTTGCGAAAATGCAATTTGATCTCCCGCCGGATGAGCAACACTTGAAATTGCGCTGCGGAAGAATAAGGTTTGTTGTGCGCGCTCCGTACCTGCAGCAGGGCGGTATAGGCGCCGGCCGGCACCAGCTTGCCGTCCGCACCGCGCCAATCCCATTCGAGCGTTTCCGGCAAACGGCCACGGCCCGAGAACACCCGCACCGGTTGCTGCGCCGCGGACAGAATCGCGAGTTGCCATTCTTTCGCGATGCGGCGCCGGCCGGGAACGGTGATCGCAAAGGTGACGGTGCCGGGCGTGAGCGCGGGCGTTGCCTTCTCCACTGTAGTCCCACCGGCTTTGAATCCCTCCAACGAGGGTGGAGAAACGCGCGGCTGATAACCCACCAAAATGCGGCTGGGATCAACGCCGGCCTCGGCGGCCAGCAACCGCCGCGCCAACCGCGCCGTTTCGGAATCTTCTTGCGGCAAGCGAAGCGCGAGATGCACGCCGGGATTGCCCTGTTGCAACAAACTCGCATGCTTGCCCAGAATGCGAAATGGCGCCGCGGCCTCCTCGGCGGGCGCGGACTGGCCGTGATCACCAACCGGCACCACCACCACGTTGCCCAGCCGTTGCCGCGCATCCACAAAATCCTGGGAAAGGCCGGGCAAATCTTGCAGCCTTGCCGGCGTGAGGCCCGCGTCAACAGTGCGCCGCACGCGGCTTTCAATGATCTGCAGGCGGGAGCTGCTCATGCTGAGCACCGGC harbors:
- a CDS encoding tetratricopeptide repeat protein; translated protein: MIRTLSLILCAAALALGCGASGKASRRTALPPGLDSTTVVRASLVARQNFVTAGREKKAAGLTQMGQERLQKVDAFWQYLEKREGEGANLTPEQQASFERALTEGAKSMSAWKNFTQGDEVKERSQVARQYCLEAQRFLEEALRLNPFDKNTRVLLATTYYNLQRLFGLEKNYSRAVEILERLVRLEKGEHAPYRLLAENYFELKNYEAALANYRRAEEVMRQTAFLSPPDSVTLFYYAYQQGAVHARANDAAGAVQAFERAKPLARTEQEQKDIENYLKWINWDGGNIRASEQWDKVLELESQKQYAQVAEACRGILPTLRTARAKMAVNTKLAVMEFEYLQKPELGVERMQQVFEALPPRAAEKPGDTETQAILNSYGAMLYRLGVEARKKEQKKLSLAYFSKAASFRWENVAKAYLELVPLVWNTPEEAIKYGKLALAANTQLSPQENCELMSLMIKAHKSAGRFEEARTYFEEWKDCKQ
- a CDS encoding biopolymer transporter ExbD — translated: MGGNRLIIRLIDVAFIILFGFIGISGMRTEYLDLPSGSNPQKEPQEFQEVSVRLHAGRFELREGNRRSSFNNLTELEQALVRLQQAAPQRQRDLLVNLESGSSAIMQDLIDVIDICHRHNLAKNISYAIVQ
- a CDS encoding biopolymer transporter ExbD, producing MSGGGLILRLIDLVFILLFGFIVISQINTSKMINPPKSTEASAHKDSTAVIIVGVLPNGVYPINDGQTVLPDSTRLQRYLDQEAKKAMAAGLPLGVRIRANWDAPVRYSLAAAQICKDLGLPKGLDVVRTQQK
- a CDS encoding VWA domain-containing protein, producing MNLSTKNQVRVSRGAQILGLCALVGVLAAFSGPGATPAASGSTPSSAWAGLTLNYNQVDATGFPTIVSYLTVVDQSGATVGGLTKDHFLVREDGTRELPIIVEETTTTSAGVTMVLTLDRSGSMEQAMPAAKQAATTFVNLMGQNDQTAIVSFSTRATVDQTFANDKTRLNAAINAMVARGGTAIYDALLTSADLLAGVTGRKAIILMTDGEDKDSNATLDQVVQRFATREVPVYAIGLDLDPGSKEETNLVRIAEASGGKYFFSPSTAQLEQIYREIALLLRHAYKITYRTHNRTTDGTRRQVRIEVNYQGMNAAGDNSYIAPLHVPTVAPAADTLPAPMQEFPVRVEIPATSLYMYNLYDLRVVLRYDKRYLKLKTPARQNIVPLEFFGQPADFTFTSGSDTAQSQVMMRFKRNLNLTPAEGRGRLAQITFLASAALPDSTPLRFDIVTLEARDETGWPVAVQPDDLTLLSEGLIVWPGDTNHNGVVELTDVTVLGVHWGQTGAGRKGYSNLNAWQPQVAGRYPRPAIAHADANGTGQVEERDLFPIGLNWRKTATPLTLKSNAPASVAPAGVLQQELVPAGKPNHFRVLVKFENQSKDLLAGFAFRMDYSTENITVVEAEAGEAWGSTPLVLQHDEPAGRRFAMSLIIPAGEPVQASSGTLAEITVAAAVPPRLEQLALHQAVVVSPSGETRELAAPSTAPASAGAPPQDFSLHAVYPNPFALAGNLAAATLRYDLPENAAVSLEVFNSLGQRVRLITSTLADRGRHAVPWDGRDDRGHLLSSGLYLLKFEAAGESGRVFQATQKLTLMR
- a CDS encoding T9SS type B sorting domain-containing protein, whose translation is MAATIKLQLLRCSVTLMLMVYCANAAVASGRSLPDAGATPALLIQLPPEKVLAGSRFRLTFQVGTAGDPVSRLFGVGFELNYTNGRYLRLVDNSIAAGPLLEPNTYTFIKHEPGRSLISLAVSRKLGATGVAGRGEILSLAFEVSTDAPPGTTLCFSLGAIAANDSAGAALALQAGPPACLTVADLSIEVTPNPFTPNDDGRNDRVEFRREGGIPPEWRIAILDRSARLVRRLQAGQNFWDGTNDSQQRVLPDIYLYLIQDGETIVKRGVIALVR
- a CDS encoding MotA/TolQ/ExbB proton channel family protein codes for the protein MTLRRPNWRRTTWRLGLSLMLAAWAAPNLLAALPQTPAAATAPAAGAPNAAANTTIQSLTLKEMLDMLDWTYWPFVLITLAGFTTLIWRGLSDYQDKVRGRQLLVQTISVSSLNQFGSLVSAVQPSRAARLYKHMIMTFNKTNQAEGLAGEVNAYLADDRIDYESFNRVMTYFSDTAGALGLLGTVWGIFVTFYGGTLDSTTILNGMGVALITTLVGLILSVIFNLGTTALHAAYGAHLKVIGDKAEELRQALLALQRSRNNIRKNFSAKPVVSRGEEMAAAAPHLQEHGNGRDY